A part of Sander vitreus isolate 19-12246 chromosome 8, sanVit1, whole genome shotgun sequence genomic DNA contains:
- the LOC144521943 gene encoding DNA polymerase III subunit epsilon-like: MAHNIIVFFDLETSGLDTTVCDIIQVSAICGERVFNVYTLPRQTLTESAKQVTGFTVHNDCLFLRGAPVNTIPLVDALTSFIDFLRSFRRPVLLAAHNVKRFDAPVLNRVLRQLSLRQEFQKVVSGYVDTFLLSKNLNPGLSSYSQENLVRHFLQRTYNAHDAMQDATMLQELFNSWSPSKWDISRVTST; encoded by the exons ATGGCTCATAACATCATCGTTTTCTTTGACCTGGAGACCAGTGGATTAG ACACTACAGTGTGTGACATCATCCAGGTGTCAGCCATCTGTGGAGAGAGGGTCTTTAACGTCTACACCCTCCCCCGCCAGACCCTCACCGAGAGCGCCAAGCAGGTGACGGGCTTCACCGTCCACAACGACTGCCTGTTTCTCCGCGGGGCTCCTGTTAACACCATACCTCTTGTTGATGCTCTCACCTCCTTCATCGACTTCCTGCGCTCCTTCCGACGGCCCGTGCTGCTGGCAGCCCACAATGTAAAGCGGTTTGATGCACCTGTGCTCAACAGAGTGCTGCGACAGCTCTCCCTGCGGCAGGAGTTCCAGAAGGTGGTGTCTGGGTATGTGGATACCTTCCTGCTAAGCAAGAACCTCAACCCAGGTCTGAGCAGTTATTCTCAGGAGAACCTGGTCCGCCACTTCCTGCAACGGACCTACAACGCCCATGATGCAATGCAGGACGCCACAATGCTGCAGGAGCTGTTCAACTCATGGAGTCCCAGTAAATGGGACATTTCCAGAGTTACCTCCACCtaa